A DNA window from Luteolibacter luteus contains the following coding sequences:
- the sucC gene encoding ADP-forming succinate--CoA ligase subunit beta produces the protein MNIHEYQAKELFDRFQVPSPKGKVASTPEEAAAAAKEFEGAKLVIKAQVHAGGRGKGHFKNGFQGGVHLIESPQQASEFAGKMLNETLVTIQTGEAGKLVRKVMVAEAVDITHEYYLAILMDRGTSRPVIVASTEGGMSIEDVAHNTPEKIIRQFVHPLLGLQGYEIRKLAGALGMHGDIAKQFGKLLSNLYKLFISLDCSMVEINPLVTTPDGRVLALDAKFGFDDNALYRHPEIVAMRDKEEEDPREVAASEYELNYIGLDGNIACLVNGAGLAMATMDIIKHYGGEPANFLDVGGGASKEQVTAAFKIILADPNVKGILINIFGGIMDCNVIAEGVIAAAKETGLPIPLVVRLEGNNVEQGKATLDASGLNIVSASTMADGAQKIVAAVA, from the coding sequence ATGAACATCCACGAATACCAGGCGAAGGAGCTTTTCGACCGTTTCCAAGTCCCTAGCCCGAAAGGCAAAGTGGCATCCACCCCGGAAGAAGCGGCCGCAGCCGCCAAGGAATTCGAGGGCGCCAAGCTCGTCATCAAGGCCCAAGTGCACGCCGGCGGCCGTGGCAAGGGTCACTTCAAGAACGGCTTCCAAGGGGGCGTCCACCTCATCGAGTCCCCGCAGCAAGCCTCCGAGTTCGCCGGCAAGATGCTCAATGAGACTCTTGTGACCATCCAGACCGGTGAGGCCGGCAAGCTGGTCCGCAAGGTGATGGTGGCCGAGGCCGTGGACATCACTCACGAATACTACCTTGCGATCCTCATGGATCGCGGCACTTCCCGCCCGGTAATTGTCGCCTCCACGGAAGGCGGCATGAGCATCGAGGACGTGGCACATAACACGCCGGAGAAGATCATCCGCCAGTTCGTCCACCCGCTCCTCGGCCTGCAAGGCTACGAGATCCGCAAGCTGGCCGGAGCGCTCGGCATGCATGGCGACATCGCCAAGCAATTCGGCAAGCTGCTTTCCAATCTCTACAAGCTCTTCATCTCGCTCGACTGTTCGATGGTCGAGATCAACCCGCTGGTCACCACTCCGGACGGCCGCGTGCTGGCACTCGATGCCAAGTTCGGCTTCGACGACAATGCGCTCTACCGCCACCCGGAAATCGTGGCCATGCGCGACAAGGAAGAGGAAGACCCGCGCGAGGTCGCCGCTTCCGAGTATGAGCTCAACTACATCGGCTTGGATGGCAACATCGCCTGCCTCGTGAACGGTGCCGGGCTTGCCATGGCCACCATGGACATCATCAAGCACTACGGTGGCGAGCCTGCGAACTTCCTCGACGTGGGCGGCGGTGCTTCCAAGGAGCAGGTCACCGCGGCCTTCAAGATCATCCTGGCCGATCCGAACGTGAAGGGCATCCTGATCAACATCTTCGGCGGCATTATGGACTGTAACGTGATCGCCGAAGGCGTGATCGCCGCGGCCAAGGAAACCGGCCTCCCGATCCCCCTTGTTGTCCGCCTTGAAGGCAACAACGTCGAGCAGGGCAAGGCCACGCTCGACGCCAGCGGCCTGAACATCGTCTCGGCCAGCACTATGGCGGACGGTGCGCAAAAGATCGTGGCAGCCGTCGCCTGA
- a CDS encoding DUF2721 domain-containing protein, translating into MRLLVRQRAIMVRRVTLEVSTPALLFPAISLLFLSFTNRFLHLAALIRQLHKDWLEKGDDLLRSQIDNLRRRLTLIRAMQLFGAFSLFLCVASMVSVIAGLQVIAVPSFTVALLLMGCSLACLCYEVWISGGALRILLKAMEERR; encoded by the coding sequence ATGCGGTTGCTTGTCCGGCAGCGGGCGATTATGGTCCGCCGCGTGACGCTCGAAGTCTCCACACCTGCACTGCTCTTCCCTGCGATCAGCCTGCTTTTCCTCTCCTTCACCAATCGCTTCCTCCACCTCGCCGCCCTGATCCGCCAGCTCCACAAGGATTGGCTGGAAAAGGGAGACGACCTCCTGCGCAGCCAGATCGACAACCTCCGGCGCCGTCTGACCCTGATCCGGGCGATGCAGCTGTTCGGCGCTTTCAGCCTTTTCCTCTGCGTGGCCTCGATGGTCTCAGTGATCGCAGGACTACAGGTGATCGCGGTGCCCTCCTTCACGGTGGCACTGCTGCTGATGGGCTGCTCGCTGGCTTGCCTGTGCTACGAGGTCTGGATCTCGGGTGGCGCACTGCGCATCCTGCTGAAGGCGATGGAGGAGCGGAGGTAG
- the xseA gene encoding exodeoxyribonuclease VII large subunit — translation MDDLFAPKPAPAPAPKALSVTQLVRRMKNLLEIELGELWVEGEVSNLKKQASGHWYFSLKDDGAQIQCAMFGARKKAGSEALDDGVKVRVFAEPSVYEARGQLQIIVQRVERAGMGELQARFEALKRKLQAEGLFDPARKQPLPSFPKVVGIVTSDTGAAIRDILNILERRAPWVQPVLYPVRVQGKGAEIEIARAIERMGNPEKYGIPRSDVLIVGRGGGSIEDLWNFNEEIVARAIAACPIPIISAVGHEIDFTIADFVADMRAPTPSAAAEIAVPDGEELRNRLALLKRRLSRRAEDRLERLAYTLENLRRGVLSRGGERLLREPVLRVDSARSRLNSAAESALRDHGQVLKELARTLAAHHPARQMQLRFDHLQRLRGQLERASHRRLDRAEERLMRLRSLLRTLGPESAFERGFSIALDSFGRIIRSRADVSPGDIVRTKVKDGEIRSVVE, via the coding sequence GTGGACGATCTCTTCGCACCCAAGCCCGCTCCGGCACCTGCTCCAAAGGCACTCTCCGTGACACAACTGGTGCGACGGATGAAAAACCTGCTGGAGATCGAGTTGGGCGAGCTGTGGGTGGAGGGCGAGGTCTCCAACCTCAAGAAGCAAGCCAGCGGCCACTGGTATTTCTCGCTGAAAGACGATGGTGCGCAGATCCAGTGCGCCATGTTCGGGGCGCGGAAAAAGGCCGGGTCCGAGGCGCTGGATGATGGCGTGAAGGTCCGCGTCTTCGCGGAGCCCAGCGTCTACGAGGCACGCGGCCAGCTTCAGATCATCGTGCAACGCGTGGAGCGCGCGGGCATGGGCGAATTGCAGGCGCGCTTCGAAGCACTAAAGCGGAAGCTCCAGGCGGAGGGTCTCTTCGATCCTGCGCGGAAGCAGCCCCTCCCCTCTTTCCCGAAAGTCGTTGGCATCGTCACCTCCGACACCGGTGCGGCGATCCGCGATATCCTGAACATTCTCGAACGCCGGGCCCCATGGGTGCAGCCGGTCCTCTATCCGGTACGGGTACAGGGAAAAGGAGCGGAGATAGAGATCGCCCGCGCCATCGAGCGGATGGGAAATCCCGAAAAGTACGGCATTCCCCGTAGCGATGTCCTGATCGTGGGCCGGGGCGGAGGATCGATCGAAGACCTGTGGAATTTCAACGAGGAGATCGTGGCCCGTGCCATCGCTGCGTGCCCGATTCCGATCATCTCCGCAGTCGGACATGAAATCGACTTCACCATCGCCGATTTCGTCGCGGACATGCGGGCACCCACACCGAGTGCCGCCGCTGAAATCGCGGTGCCGGATGGCGAGGAACTGCGGAACCGCCTCGCACTCCTGAAGCGCCGCCTTTCCCGGCGCGCGGAGGACCGGCTGGAGCGGCTCGCATATACGCTGGAGAACCTGCGTCGCGGAGTCCTTTCCCGCGGCGGCGAGCGCCTGCTGCGTGAACCTGTGCTGCGGGTCGACTCCGCCCGCAGCCGCCTGAACTCCGCCGCGGAGAGTGCGCTGCGCGATCACGGCCAGGTATTGAAGGAACTCGCCCGCACCTTGGCCGCCCATCATCCGGCGCGGCAGATGCAGCTCCGCTTCGACCATCTCCAGCGCCTGCGTGGCCAGTTGGAACGGGCAAGCCATCGCCGGCTCGACCGTGCAGAGGAGCGGCTCATGCGCCTGCGTTCACTGCTCCGCACCTTGGGACCGGAGTCCGCCTTTGAGCGCGGCTTCTCGATTGCGCTGGATTCCTTCGGACGCATCATCCGTTCAAGGGCTGACGTATCTCCCGGAGACATCGTCCGGACCAAGGTCAAGGATGGCGAGATCCGGAGCGTGGTGGAATGA